One window of Henckelia pumila isolate YLH828 unplaced genomic scaffold, ASM3356847v2 CTG_525:::fragment_3, whole genome shotgun sequence genomic DNA carries:
- the LOC140873244 gene encoding zinc finger CCCH domain-containing protein 20-like, which produces MMIHGGASAYVPPWAPTAAVADANTTFHVTLPANEGGGYVDECYDSLSALQRFLPSNLNDAGFPEMEEFPVDAHSCDQFRMFEFKVRKCARGRSHDWTECPFAHPGEKARRRDPRKFHYSASACPEFRKGGCRRGDACDFSHGVFECWLHPTRYRTQPCKDGMNCKRRVCFFAHCPEQLRVLNPLADSHDAVSPPAESPPMSPMGISVNEMMASMRQLQLSRVKSVPLSWMGGNSSPRKHLTRPGNFSLPTTPTRVLTRPGIRYFDAWEDAVPVTEIVESGRDLRAKMFEKLSKENPLDLNPNPDIGWVSDLLE; this is translated from the coding sequence ATGATGATTCATGGCGGTGCAAGTGCGTACGTTCCACCGTGGGCCCCCACAGCTGCCGTCGCCGACGCTAACACCACCTTCCATGTAACCCTTCCGGCCAATGAAGGCGGCGGTTACGTCGACGAATGCTACGACTCCTTGTCGGCGCTCCAGCGTTTTCTGCCGTCGAATTTGAACGACGCTGGGTTCCCGGAGATGGAGGAGTTCCCGGTGGACGCGCACTCGTGCGATCAATTCCGAATGTTCGAGTTCAAAGTGCGCAAGTGTGCTCGTGGGAGGTCTCATGACTGGACGGAGTGCCCGTTCGCCCACCCGGGGGAGAAAGCTCGCCGCCGCGACCCGAGGAAGTTTCACTACTCAGCCTCCGCGTGCCCGGAGTTTCGGAAGGGAGGCTGCAGAAGGGGCGACGCCTGCGATTTCTCGCATGGCGTGTTCGAGTGCTGGCTACACCCTACTCGCTACCGCACGCAGCCGTGCAAAGACGGGATGAACTGCAAGCGCCGCGTCTGTTTCTTCGCTCACTGCCCCGAGCAGCTCCGCGTCCTGAACCCACTCGCCGACTCGCACGACGCCGTATCTCCGCCGGCCGAGTCGCCTCCGATGTCTCCGATGGGAATCTCGGTCAACGAGATGATGGCTTCCATGCGGCAGCTGCAGTTGAGCAGAGTGAAGTCCGTTCCTCTTTCGTGGATGGGTGGAAACTCTTCTCCCAGAAAgcacttgacccgacccggaaactTCAGCCTCCCAACGACTCCAACCCGGGTTTTGACCCGACCtggaatcaggtatttcgacgCTTGGGAGGATGCCGTTCCGGTGACGGAGATCGTGGAATCGGGCAGGGATTTGAGGGCTAAGATGTTCGAGAAACTGAGCAAGGAGAATCCCCTGGATCTGAATCCGAACCCGGATATTGGGTGGGTGTCGGATCTGCTCGAATAG